In Quercus lobata isolate SW786 chromosome 12, ValleyOak3.0 Primary Assembly, whole genome shotgun sequence, a genomic segment contains:
- the LOC115969850 gene encoding geraniol 8-hydroxylase-like — MDFWIFVICLCLSWTIIQALHSIPRRSTAIPSKLPPGPKSFPIIGNVFELGDKPHKMLAKLANTHGPLMSLKLGQITTVVISSAAMAREALQTHDQVFSNRTIPNCIHAHKHQEFGLPWTPVSTRWRNLRKICNSELFSSKILDANQNLRRKKVQELLTDIHKSSLAGDAVDIGRAAFKISLNLLSNTIFSMDLANPNSDTARVYKQIVSSIMEEAGKPNLGDYFPILRKFDIQGIRQRMTIHFGKMIDVYDNIISQRLKLRKVPGFISNKDVLDTLLNISEENRAEIDKNQIKHFLLDLFSAGTDTTSSTLQWAMAELLHNPEILSEAGEELRQTIGRGNTVEESDIPKLPYLQAIIKETFRLHPAVPLLLPRKAEADVEVKGYTVPKGAQVLVNAWAIGRDPSIWDNPNSFMPERFLGSEIDVRGHNFELIPFGGGRRICPGLSLAIRMVHLMLGSLIHSFDWKLEDGITPEDMNLEDKFGLTLDMAQPLQAIPITF; from the exons ATGGACTTTTGGATCTTTGTAATCTGTCTATGCCTCAGCTGGACCATAATTCAAGCGCTTCATTCCATCCCAAGAAGAAGCACAGCAATACCCAGTAAGCTTCCCCCAGGACCAAAATCATTTCCCATCATCGGAAATGTATTTGAACTTGGTGACAAACCTCACAAGATGCTGGCCAAGCTTGCCAACACTCATGGTCCCTTAATGAGCCTAAAGCTAGGCCAAATAACCACAGTGGTCATATCTTCAGCAGCCATGGCCAGAGAAGCTCTCCAAACCCATGACCAAGTGTTCTCAAACCGTACCATCCCAAATTGTATCCATGCCCACAAACACCAAGAGTTTGGCTTGCCTTGGACGCCTGTTTCCACTCGGTGGAGAAACCTTAGGAAAATATGCAACTCTGAATTATTTTCCAGTAAGATTCTTGATGCCAACCAAAATCTCCGACGCAAGAAAGTGCAAGAGCTCCTTACTGATATCCATAAAAGCAGCCTAGCCGGTGATGCAGTTGATATTGGCAGAGCAGCCTTTAAAATTTCACTGAATCTGTTATCAAACACCATTTTTTCAATGGATTTAGCAAATCCAAATTCAGATACAGCTAGAGTGTACAAGCAGATCGTGTCAAGCATCATGGAAGAGGCCGGAAAGCCAAACTTGGGGGATTATTTTCCCATTCTAAGAAAGTTTGACATACAAGGCATAAGGCAGCGTATGACAATTCACTTTGGGAAAATGATAGACGTCTATGACAACATAATTAGCCAACGGTTGAAGTTAAGAAAAGTACCTGGTTTTATATCAAATAAAGATGTGTTAGATACTCTACTCAACATCAGTGAGGAAAACAGGGCGGAGATTGATAAAAATCAGATTAAGCATTTCTTACTG GATCTATTTTCTGCCGGCACGGACACAACATCATCCACACTGCAATGGGCAATGGCAGAGCTTTTACACAACCCGGAGATACTATCAGAGGCCGGAGAGGAGCTGAGGCAAACCATTGGCAGAGGCAATACAGTTGAAGAATCAGACATTCCTAAGTTACCTTATCTACAAGCTATAATCAAAGAAACCTTCCGATTGCACCCAGCAGTTCCCTTACTACTTCCTCGTAAAGCCGAAGCAGATGTTGAAGTTAAGGGCTACACAGTCCCAAAGGGTGCACAAGTTCTGGTCAATGCATGGGCTATAGGCAGGGACCCAAGCATATGGGACAACCCAAACTCATTCATGCCAGAGAGATTCTTGGGGTCAGAAATTGATGTTAGAGGCCACAACTTTGAGCTGATTCCATTTGGTGGTGGGCGGCGAATATGTCCGGGCTTGTCATTGGCTATACGAATGGTGCACTTGATGTTGGGCTCTCTCATCCACTCATTTGATTGGAAGCTTGAAGATGGGATTACACCAGAGGACATGAATCTGGAGGATAAGTTTGGCCTTACATTAGATATGGCTCAACCATTACAAGCTATTCCTATTACTTTCTAA